Proteins from a genomic interval of Neisseria arctica:
- a CDS encoding YadA-like family protein yields the protein MNAIYRIIWSHARNAWVVASEITKAHGKSTTSSGEGAKHSAYVYGVAVSALVAGALFMPNPVAAAVATCVGATNQAATGTDALACGQDATASGSNSVAVGAKATAKNAADAAFGFSSYAEGINSVTSSATALGGYSYAKGAQAVAVGSRARAEIGQSIAIGNDTRAIGAGAVSIGGDDSGTTGYSSATYPIVGYNTSVSAPYRKTFSGGDGSTAIAPHAQALSKGSTAIGVGATAGGGTLGAVTSTEAGIALYAWTPSTTIIEGTAVGALATAVGSQSTALGYKSLASNTNALAIGSNSTASAANSLAVGGSATSQGDKSVVIGVNSSTSSIATNSVAVGIDVDVTGARSIAIGGASATNVKTLASSSESVAIGSGAQATRDKSVALGSDALTTRPLGSTGYVPNGKASSSSVDKTISTWKSTHAALAIGDDTGTAFDEATGITTGTAKVTRQITGVAAGARDTDAVNVAQLRAASQNYTSVKSTVLGNRDNDGAQGAESVALGPSTSTEAGAANSVAIGSGATAGANQAANMNTPLATDTTAVTVGQYAIAIGEQAKALGNDTIAVGRGAGTGVKGYTNILMGQAAGQGSEGSNSIYLGQRAGQYIRQDSQTANIGSPFLRGQNIGIGMDTLQGDASASSANASWGENNTAVGLRAGRWQQGSSNTHLGSFSGVGQHGNFNYNGGYFAGAYQDGDKNVNIGVNAGSGSSVTRIVASHTVNIGDSAVSKKNNAVAIGLNAKTDGVSAIAIGEGAQATADKTISIGTGNVVSGEGSGAIGDPTNITGAGTYSVGNNNGTISANNAGVFGNNNTLQGNESRIVGNSNTVNTNATGNMVMGSGNNISGSDNVTLGNGNTVSGKNIMVLGSGVADATLSNSVILGASSSGAAPYVPTTQATVNNITYGTFAGSGTLTDGQIVSVGKVGLERQIKNVAAGQISSSSTDAINGSQLYATNNVIGNVADSVKTVLGGTAAVGSNGSITMTNIGDTGKNTVDEAIKAAKTEVTKGTNIASIEKSTGGNGQAIYTVNAEGTVVAQGNSGKLVVSNATDNTTNDTTYTVDLSDAAVQSLAKADTALQSWTANVNGAFAQTIDQTNNTINFVNGSGTTASGSNGNISYSVKQSDLTTDTAGNVTANTSGDSFATADQVAAAINKAATATEKTTTVVQGSNTHVALEEQGNNAQYTVSADKTTVSVGTALTKTEQSSTDGNKAVTTDYVIDLADTTKADIQKGVEANTAVTTKGLTFTGDSGTTDTQLLGNTVAVKGDSKNITTSADGNTISVKLNDTIAVTSLSADTVTVGNTSITSDGIAVSNGPSITSTGINAGNLAITNVGSGGTTETNAANIADVKNAATVVTSADKSINVSASTNGLATTYDLSIPTTSLTVTDGVVETPGTPNAFVTAGDTATAINQAAAAAKTEVKAGTNIAEVSSTIGDKGQTVYTVNADGAKVSTASTALTVTPGAKDSSNVTDYAIDLSSDTKADIQKGVDANTTVATKGLTFTGDSGTTTTEQLLGSTISVTGDKNITTTASGSNIAIALKDDISVNSVTAQNVTTGNTTMNSDGITITNGNAANPVTLTQSGLNNGGNTITNLAAGNLVEGGTDAVNAGQLYTTNQNIAKGFNIAADNGMADNVQLGDTVTYASADKNIVTTVSDNNIDFSLAKKITVDSVTAGGNVLDGTAINVNGQSYTNVSDAINAAGKQAFTPLTFSGDTGTDVQRKLGETVKVVGGASDETKLTENNIGVVADGTDKLTVKLAKDINLGATGSVTAGNTLLNNDGIQITNGTNPVSLTQNGLNNGGNKITNVQAGEVAENSTDAVNGSQLYAVSETANKGWNLTANGNNSSNVAPGGIVDLNNQDGNIVLTKNDNNITFGLANSIMVGSQNTGSPITINGATGIIDGLSNTSTFDPNSFTSGRAATEDQLASVANNPLTFAGDTGNTVTRKLGETINVVGGVTDTAKLSDGNIGIVADGSSTLTAKLAKDLVGLNSATFTNADGSQTVVNAAGTTVTDASGNSTATTANGLTITPQGGKTVSLTSTGLDNGGNKITNIAAGTEAGDAVNFSQLQAAQNAASGKVESGNSNQITVTPTDNQDGSKTYTVGVVTAEPVVGADGKITAPTNPDGLVTAGSLANAISNTGFTLTASGSNGSVVNPGETVDMKNADGNIVISKTADSNDVTYDLAKALNVDSVTTGDSVLDTNGLTITGGPSVTKGGIDAANQKITNVTSGVVSASSTDAVNGSQLYQTAANTAQYLGGGSTVDGSGNVTAPTYTLTSGNPANGATTVYNNVGDALDGLNTAVNQPLTFAGDSGSNSVQKLGSTVTVKGGADTAKLADNNIGVVSNGSGTLDVKLAKELTGLTSAQFTDAAGNVTNVSGDGINITPTAGNPVSLTSSGLDNGGNQITNVASGGDVETNAANVGDVKKAAAAAKTEVVQGDNIEVTSKTGSDGQTIYTVATAKEVAFDKVTVGNVVLDKTTNTVAGLSNTTLGGADFATEGRAATEEQLNTTQNNLATILGGNAANDKGNVTMTDIGGTGANNINDAIKAANDKANSPLTFAGDTGANVSRELGETVNVVGGITNEASLTDNNIGVVANGADKLTVKLAKDINLGSDGSLTAGNTKVNDNGVTISNGAQGTPVSLTASGLDNGGNQIINVASGGDVETNAANVGDVKKAASAAKTEVVQGDNIEVTSEIGADGQTIYTVATAKEVAFDKVTVGNVVLDKATNTVAGLSNTTLGGADFATAGRAATEEQLNEVQNNFVKVLGVNAANDKGNVTITDIGGTGADNINDAIKTANDKANSPLTFAGDTGTEFTRTLGSKVNVVGGATGSLSDNNIGVVADGTDKLTVKLAKDLADLNSATFNNATGGKTVVNGAGTTVSDAAGNTTTTAANGVTITPANGQAVSLTDQGLNNGGNKISNIAAGTDDTDAVNVSQLKAAQAASTTKVVAGDNVEVQPATNADGSTTYTVSTAKDLKVDSVTAGDTVLNQDGVSVGDNVALSKDGLKVGDVSVTDKGLNNGGNTITNVAAGVNDTDAVNVSQLKAAQAASTTKVTAGNNIEVTPTTNADGSTTYEVATAKDLNVDSLKAGDATVNNNGLNIANGPSVTKAGIDAADTKVSNVAAGDLSATSKDAVNGSQLYATNQNVAANTAELNKGLNFAGDSGSSINRKLGDTLNVKGGATGSLTDNNIGVVSDGQGTLNVKLAKDLSGLNSVSANELKAGNTTVNNDGVSVSGGNNDTVKLTANGLDNGNNTITNVAPGVNGTDAVNVNQLLGVGNALAKRIDDVDTDAKAGTASAMAVAGLPQAYLPGKSMMAVAGSTYRGESGYAIGFSSISDGGNWIIKGTASGNSRGHYGATAGVGYQW from the coding sequence ATGAACGCAATTTATAGAATTATTTGGAGCCATGCCCGTAACGCATGGGTAGTGGCCTCTGAAATTACTAAAGCACATGGTAAGAGCACGACATCTTCCGGTGAAGGCGCCAAGCATTCAGCATATGTTTATGGTGTTGCTGTATCTGCTTTAGTGGCAGGAGCACTATTTATGCCTAATCCGGTGGCAGCAGCAGTGGCTACTTGTGTAGGAGCAACAAACCAAGCCGCTACGGGCACAGATGCCCTTGCCTGCGGGCAGGATGCAACAGCGTCAGGAAGCAACTCGGTTGCCGTTGGTGCCAAAGCAACAGCAAAAAATGCGGCAGATGCTGCATTTGGCTTCTCTTCATATGCTGAAGGCATTAATAGTGTGACAAGTTCTGCTACTGCATTGGGTGGGTATTCGTATGCCAAGGGGGCTCAAGCGGTAGCTGTAGGTTCCAGAGCAAGAGCAGAAATAGGGCAATCTATTGCGATTGGTAATGATACGCGTGCGATCGGAGCGGGGGCGGTGTCTATTGGTGGCGATGATTCAGGAACAACTGGTTATAGTAGTGCTACATATCCCATTGTTGGATACAATACTTCAGTCAGCGCTCCCTATCGAAAAACATTCAGCGGTGGTGATGGTTCGACTGCAATTGCCCCCCATGCGCAAGCTTTATCAAAAGGTTCTACAGCTATCGGTGTAGGGGCTACTGCGGGTGGAGGTACTTTAGGTGCTGTAACTTCCACGGAAGCTGGCATCGCGTTGTATGCTTGGACACCCTCAACTACTATTATTGAAGGTACGGCTGTTGGTGCGCTGGCGACAGCTGTTGGTTCTCAGTCTACAGCGCTGGGTTATAAATCTTTGGCATCGAATACTAACGCATTGGCGATTGGTTCTAATTCAACTGCTAGTGCTGCAAATAGTTTGGCTGTTGGTGGTAGTGCTACTTCACAAGGTGATAAGTCGGTTGTGATTGGCGTGAACTCAAGCACGTCATCGATTGCAACTAATTCGGTTGCTGTAGGTATAGATGTTGATGTAACAGGTGCTCGCTCTATTGCAATCGGCGGAGCATCGGCAACCAATGTTAAGACGCTGGCATCATCCAGTGAGTCGGTAGCGATTGGTTCCGGTGCGCAAGCGACACGTGATAAGAGTGTTGCTTTGGGTAGTGATGCTTTAACTACACGCCCTCTTGGTTCTACAGGCTATGTGCCAAACGGTAAAGCAAGTAGCTCAAGTGTGGATAAAACGATATCTACATGGAAGTCAACACACGCTGCTTTGGCAATCGGTGATGATACGGGAACGGCGTTTGACGAAGCAACCGGTATTACGACAGGCACCGCCAAGGTTACACGCCAAATTACAGGCGTAGCAGCTGGGGCGAGAGATACTGATGCTGTAAACGTTGCACAATTGCGTGCTGCATCGCAAAACTATACGAGTGTGAAGTCAACTGTTTTGGGAAACAGGGATAATGATGGAGCGCAAGGTGCTGAATCAGTAGCACTTGGTCCGAGTACGTCTACAGAAGCCGGAGCAGCTAATTCTGTAGCAATTGGATCTGGTGCTACTGCCGGAGCAAACCAAGCAGCAAATATGAATACCCCGCTTGCTACGGATACGACTGCAGTAACGGTAGGCCAGTATGCGATTGCAATCGGGGAGCAAGCAAAGGCACTGGGTAATGACACGATTGCTGTGGGGCGTGGAGCTGGTACCGGTGTGAAAGGGTATACCAATATTTTAATGGGGCAGGCTGCTGGTCAAGGCTCTGAAGGCAGTAACAGTATTTATTTGGGGCAGCGTGCGGGTCAGTATATTCGTCAAGATAGCCAAACTGCTAATATTGGTTCCCCTTTCTTAAGAGGTCAAAATATCGGTATCGGTATGGATACCTTGCAGGGTGATGCTTCTGCCAGTAGTGCCAATGCCAGTTGGGGGGAAAATAATACAGCAGTAGGTTTGCGCGCTGGTCGTTGGCAGCAAGGTAGCAGTAATACCCATTTAGGATCGTTTTCTGGTGTTGGTCAGCATGGTAATTTCAATTATAACGGTGGATATTTTGCCGGTGCTTATCAGGATGGTGATAAGAATGTCAATATCGGTGTGAATGCGGGTTCAGGTAGTAGTGTTACTCGTATTGTCGCATCACATACTGTGAATATCGGTGATAGTGCGGTTTCTAAAAAGAATAATGCAGTTGCCATCGGCTTAAATGCAAAAACAGATGGAGTGAGTGCTATTGCTATTGGCGAAGGTGCGCAGGCCACGGCTGATAAGACGATTTCTATTGGCACGGGTAATGTGGTAAGCGGCGAAGGTTCAGGTGCCATTGGTGATCCGACTAATATTACAGGTGCCGGTACTTATAGCGTGGGTAATAATAACGGTACGATTAGTGCGAATAATGCAGGTGTTTTTGGTAACAATAATACTTTGCAAGGTAATGAAAGCCGTATTGTTGGTAACAGTAATACTGTGAATACCAATGCTACCGGTAATATGGTTATGGGCTCTGGGAATAATATTTCCGGAAGTGATAATGTTACTTTGGGTAATGGTAATACGGTTAGTGGCAAGAATATTATGGTGTTAGGAAGTGGTGTTGCTGATGCTACTTTAAGTAATTCCGTCATATTAGGTGCGTCTTCTAGTGGCGCAGCCCCTTATGTACCAACAACGCAAGCGACTGTGAATAATATAACGTATGGTACTTTTGCAGGGAGTGGTACGTTAACGGATGGACAAATAGTTTCTGTTGGTAAGGTAGGGTTAGAGCGTCAAATCAAAAATGTTGCTGCCGGACAAATTTCTTCCTCCTCAACTGATGCTATTAATGGTAGCCAGCTATATGCGACAAATAATGTTATTGGCAATGTTGCAGATTCTGTTAAAACAGTTCTAGGAGGCACTGCTGCTGTTGGTTCAAATGGTTCAATTACCATGACTAATATTGGTGATACTGGAAAAAATACAGTAGATGAAGCTATTAAAGCAGCAAAAACCGAAGTTACCAAAGGTACCAATATTGCTAGCATTGAGAAAAGTACTGGTGGTAATGGACAGGCAATTTACACTGTGAATGCGGAAGGTACGGTTGTTGCTCAAGGAAATAGTGGAAAGCTTGTTGTTTCTAACGCTACTGATAATACAACTAATGACACAACTTACACTGTTGATTTAAGTGATGCTGCTGTGCAGTCATTAGCTAAGGCTGATACGGCACTACAAAGCTGGACGGCAAATGTTAATGGTGCGTTTGCACAAACAATTGATCAAACTAACAATACAATTAATTTTGTTAATGGCTCAGGTACAACCGCATCTGGAAGTAATGGAAATATTTCTTATTCTGTTAAACAGTCTGATTTAACAACTGATACAGCCGGCAATGTAACTGCCAATACATCAGGCGATAGTTTTGCCACTGCAGATCAAGTAGCGGCTGCTATTAATAAGGCTGCTACGGCTACGGAAAAGACAACCACTGTTGTACAAGGTAGTAATACTCACGTTGCTTTGGAAGAGCAAGGTAATAATGCTCAATATACTGTTAGCGCAGATAAAACAACAGTTAGTGTGGGTACTGCTTTAACTAAAACCGAGCAGAGTTCTACTGATGGCAATAAGGCTGTTACCACCGATTATGTTATTGATTTAGCAGATACCACTAAAGCGGATATCCAAAAAGGTGTGGAAGCTAATACCGCGGTTACTACAAAAGGGTTAACTTTTACAGGCGATAGTGGTACGACTGATACACAGTTGCTCGGTAATACAGTTGCTGTAAAAGGTGACAGTAAAAATATTACAACATCAGCTGATGGTAATACTATTTCGGTGAAGTTGAACGATACTATTGCAGTAACAAGCTTATCAGCGGATACGGTTACGGTTGGAAATACATCTATTACATCAGATGGCATTGCTGTTAGTAATGGTCCAAGTATTACCAGCACAGGTATTAATGCCGGTAATTTGGCGATTACTAATGTCGGTAGTGGCGGAACTACGGAAACGAATGCGGCTAATATTGCTGATGTGAAAAATGCGGCAACAGTTGTGACTTCTGCTGATAAATCTATAAATGTAAGTGCAAGCACTAATGGATTAGCGACAACTTATGATCTCAGTATTCCTACAACCTCTCTAACGGTAACCGATGGTGTTGTTGAAACTCCTGGAACTCCAAATGCTTTTGTAACTGCAGGTGATACTGCCACGGCTATTAATCAAGCAGCTGCAGCAGCCAAAACCGAGGTAAAAGCAGGTACTAATATTGCAGAGGTAAGTAGTACTATTGGTGATAAAGGCCAAACCGTATATACCGTTAATGCTGATGGTGCAAAAGTCAGCACAGCTTCAACAGCGTTAACCGTAACTCCGGGTGCTAAAGATAGCAGCAATGTAACTGATTATGCTATTGATCTTTCATCGGATACAAAAGCTGATATTCAGAAAGGTGTTGATGCCAATACTACGGTAGCGACTAAAGGTTTAACCTTTACAGGTGATAGCGGTACAACTACTACTGAACAATTGCTTGGCAGCACTATTAGTGTAACGGGTGATAAAAACATTACTACTACAGCTTCAGGTAGTAATATCGCCATTGCTTTGAAGGATGATATCTCGGTAAATAGTGTTACTGCACAAAATGTGACTACTGGTAATACCACTATGAATTCAGACGGCATTACTATCACAAATGGTAATGCGGCAAACCCTGTTACTCTTACCCAAAGCGGTTTAAATAATGGTGGTAATACCATTACTAATCTTGCTGCGGGTAATTTGGTGGAAGGTGGTACGGATGCGGTAAATGCCGGCCAACTTTATACAACTAATCAAAATATTGCCAAAGGTTTCAATATCGCTGCTGATAATGGTATGGCAGATAATGTACAGCTTGGTGATACCGTTACTTATGCAAGTGCAGATAAGAATATTGTTACCACTGTATCTGATAACAACATAGATTTCTCGTTAGCTAAAAAGATCACTGTTGATAGCGTTACGGCTGGTGGAAATGTTTTAGATGGTACGGCAATCAATGTTAACGGCCAATCTTATACCAATGTCAGTGATGCTATTAATGCAGCAGGAAAGCAAGCGTTCACACCTTTAACATTCTCAGGTGATACTGGTACAGATGTTCAACGTAAACTGGGTGAAACTGTAAAAGTGGTCGGCGGCGCTTCTGATGAAACTAAGTTAACGGAAAATAATATCGGCGTAGTAGCTGACGGCACTGATAAATTAACAGTGAAATTAGCGAAAGACATTAATCTTGGCGCTACCGGTAGTGTTACAGCAGGTAATACATTATTGAATAACGATGGTATTCAGATCACTAATGGAACTAATCCGGTGAGCCTAACGCAAAATGGCTTGAATAATGGTGGAAATAAAATTACCAATGTTCAGGCTGGTGAGGTAGCTGAGAATAGCACTGATGCTGTGAACGGCAGTCAGCTGTATGCTGTTTCAGAAACGGCCAATAAAGGTTGGAATCTGACGGCAAACGGGAATAACAGCAGTAATGTTGCTCCGGGCGGAATAGTAGATTTGAATAATCAAGACGGCAATATTGTTTTGACAAAAAATGATAACAATATCACTTTTGGGTTAGCCAATAGCATTATGGTTGGTAGCCAGAATACAGGCTCGCCTATTACCATTAATGGTGCGACAGGCATTATTGATGGTTTGTCAAATACGTCTACATTTGATCCAAATAGTTTTACTAGCGGCAGAGCTGCAACTGAAGACCAATTGGCTTCTGTAGCAAATAATCCCCTGACATTTGCCGGAGATACTGGTAATACGGTAACACGAAAATTGGGTGAAACCATTAATGTTGTTGGTGGGGTCACTGATACTGCAAAATTATCCGACGGTAATATCGGTATTGTGGCGGATGGCAGCAGCACATTGACTGCCAAGCTGGCTAAAGACTTGGTAGGTCTGAATAGTGCGACCTTTACTAATGCAGACGGTAGTCAGACTGTAGTGAATGCTGCAGGTACGACTGTTACTGATGCATCGGGTAACTCAACGGCCACAACTGCCAACGGACTCACGATTACACCTCAAGGCGGTAAAACGGTGAGCCTAACCAGTACAGGTTTGGATAACGGTGGTAATAAGATTACTAACATTGCAGCTGGTACTGAAGCAGGTGATGCGGTGAACTTCAGCCAATTGCAGGCTGCGCAAAATGCGGCTTCTGGTAAGGTAGAGAGTGGCAATAGCAATCAAATTACTGTTACACCTACTGATAATCAGGATGGAAGCAAAACTTATACGGTGGGCGTAGTAACAGCTGAACCGGTAGTTGGTGCCGACGGTAAGATTACGGCCCCAACCAACCCCGATGGTTTGGTAACAGCAGGTAGTTTGGCAAATGCTATCAGCAACACCGGCTTTACACTCACTGCATCGGGTAGTAATGGTAGCGTGGTGAATCCCGGTGAAACCGTTGATATGAAGAATGCAGACGGTAATATCGTGATTAGTAAAACCGCAGATAGTAACGATGTAACTTACGATTTGGCTAAAGCACTGAACGTAGATAGTGTCACTACGGGTGATAGCGTTTTGGATACGAATGGTCTAACCATCACAGGCGGTCCGAGCGTGACTAAAGGCGGTATTGATGCGGCTAATCAAAAAATTACCAATGTTACCAGTGGTGTGGTTAGTGCGTCTTCTACAGATGCGGTAAACGGCAGCCAGTTGTACCAAACTGCAGCTAACACAGCACAATATCTTGGTGGTGGTAGTACAGTGGATGGTTCGGGTAATGTTACTGCTCCTACTTACACGCTAACTTCCGGTAATCCGGCAAATGGTGCAACTACTGTTTATAACAATGTAGGAGATGCGCTTGATGGCTTAAATACAGCAGTAAACCAACCGCTTACCTTTGCGGGTGACAGTGGCTCCAACTCAGTACAAAAATTGGGTTCTACCGTTACGGTTAAAGGTGGTGCGGATACTGCTAAGTTAGCTGATAACAATATTGGTGTGGTGTCGAACGGCAGTGGTACTTTGGATGTAAAACTGGCTAAAGAATTAACCGGTTTGACTTCAGCGCAATTTACCGATGCGGCAGGCAATGTAACCAATGTGAGCGGTGATGGCATTAATATTACCCCAACGGCTGGTAATCCCGTTAGCCTGACTTCGTCCGGTTTGGATAACGGCGGTAACCAAATCACTAATGTAGCCAGCGGTGGTGACGTTGAAACCAACGCCGCTAATGTCGGTGATGTTAAGAAAGCCGCAGCGGCAGCGAAAACCGAAGTAGTTCAAGGCGACAATATCGAAGTGACCAGTAAAACCGGTTCTGATGGACAAACCATCTATACCGTAGCAACTGCTAAAGAAGTGGCATTTGACAAGGTAACGGTGGGCAATGTTGTGTTGGATAAAACGACCAATACTGTAGCCGGCTTATCGAATACGACTTTAGGCGGAGCTGATTTTGCTACGGAAGGACGAGCAGCAACTGAAGAACAGCTAAATACTACTCAAAATAATTTAGCAACTATTTTGGGCGGCAATGCTGCTAATGATAAAGGCAATGTCACTATGACAGATATTGGCGGTACGGGTGCGAATAACATCAACGATGCCATCAAAGCAGCTAATGACAAAGCCAATAGCCCGCTGACTTTTGCCGGAGATACGGGTGCTAATGTGTCTCGTGAATTGGGTGAAACGGTTAATGTTGTTGGCGGAATCACCAATGAGGCAAGTTTGACCGACAATAATATCGGTGTTGTTGCGAATGGGGCTGATAAGTTGACAGTTAAATTGGCCAAAGACATTAATTTGGGTTCTGATGGCAGCTTAACTGCCGGTAATACTAAAGTAAATGATAATGGTGTTACCATCAGTAATGGTGCACAAGGTACTCCGGTAAGCCTGACTGCATCCGGTTTGGATAACGGCGGCAACCAAATCATTAATGTAGCCAGCGGTGGTGACGTTGAAACCAACGCCGCTAATGTCGGTGATGTTAAGAAAGCTGCCTCAGCAGCGAAAACTGAAGTAGTTCAAGGCGACAATATCGAAGTGACCAGTGAAATCGGCGCTGATGGACAAACCATCTATACCGTAGCAACTGCTAAAGAAGTAGCATTTGACAAGGTAACGGTGGGCAATGTTGTGTTGGATAAAGCAACCAATACTGTAGCCGGCTTATCGAATACGACTTTGGGTGGAGCTGATTTTGCTACGGCAGGACGGGCAGCAACTGAAGAACAACTCAATGAGGTTCAAAACAATTTCGTAAAAGTTTTAGGCGTTAATGCTGCTAATGATAAAGGCAATGTCACTATTACCGATATCGGCGGTACGGGTGCTGATAACATCAATGATGCGATCAAAACAGCTAATGACAAAGCCAATAGCCCGCTGACTTTTGCCGGAGATACGGGAACGGAATTTACGCGTACTTTGGGTAGCAAAGTGAATGTAGTGGGCGGGGCAACGGGTAGCTTGAGCGATAACAATATTGGTGTTGTGGCAGACGGTACCGACAAGTTGACTGTTAAATTAGCGAAAGATTTGGCTGATTTAAACAGTGCAACATTTAACAATGCCACGGGCGGTAAAACTGTTGTCAATGGTGCGGGTACAACCGTAAGTGATGCTGCGGGCAATACGACTACGACAGCAGCTAACGGCGTTACGATTACACCTGCTAACGGCCAAGCCGTCAGCCTCACGGATCAAGGCTTGAATAACGGCGGTAATAAGATTAGCAACATTGCTGCCGGTACGGATGACACTGATGCGGTTAATGTAAGCCAGCTGAAAGCCGCACAAGCAGCTTCTACCACTAAAGTGGTTGCCGGTGACAATGTTGAAGTACAACCAGCTACCAATGCGGATGGAAGTACGACTTATACCGTTTCAACCGCTAAAGATTTGAAGGTGGATAGCGTTACTGCCGGTGATACCGTTTTGAATCAAGACGGTGTCAGCGTAGGCGATAATGTGGCGTTAAGTAAAGACGGTTTGAAAGTAGGTGATGTTAGCGTAACCGATAAAGGCTTGAATAACGGCGGTAATACCATTACCAATGTTGCCGCAGGTGTAAATGATACTGATGCAGTGAATGTAAGCCAGTTGAAGGCTGCCCAAGCAGCTTCGACAACTAAGGTAACAGCCGGAAATAACATTGAAGTGACGCCAACGACAAATGCGGACGGTAGTACCACTTATGAAGTGGCAACCGCTAAAGATTTGAATGTTGACAGCTTGAAAGCCGGCGACGCAACAGTTAATAACAATGGTTTAAACATTGCCAATGGCCCGAGTGTTACCAAAGCAGGTATTGACGCGGCGGATACCAAAGTTAGCAATGTTGCGGCCGGTGATCTGAGCGCAACAAGCAAAGATGCCGTAAATGGTAGCCAGTTATATGCGACTAACCAAAATGTTGCGGCCAATACCGCAGAGTTGAACAAAGGTTTGAACTTTGCAGGTGACAGCGGCAGCAGCATTAACCGTAAATTGGGTGATACCCTGAATGTGAAAGGCGGGGCGACAGGCAGCCTTACCGATAACAATATTGGTGTGGTTTCGGACGGCCAAGGTACTTTAAATGTGAAACTGGCGAAGGATTTGAGCGGCCTTAACAGTGTATCCGCCAATGAATTAAAAGCCGGTAACACTACCGTAAACAATGACGGCGTGAGCGTGAGCGGTGGTAACAATGATACCGTGAAGCTGACAGCCAACGGATTGGATAACGGCAATAACACTATTACCAATGTGGCTCCCGGGGTAAACGGTACCGATGCGGTCAATGTAAATCAGTTGCTGGGTGTAGGTAATGCCTTGGCCAAGCGTATTGACGATGTAGATACCGATGCTAAAGCCGGTACGGCTTCTGCAATGGCTGTTGCCGGTTTGCCGCAAGCTTATTTGCCGGGTAAGAGCATGATGGCGGTGGCAGGCAGTACCTATCGTGGTGAGAGCGGTTATGCAATCGGTTTCTCAAGCATTTCCGACGGCGGTAACTGGATCATTAAAGGTACGGCTTCAGGCAACTCCCGCGGTCATTACGGCGCAACCGCCGGTGTAGGCTATCAGTGGTAA